The Tenrec ecaudatus isolate mTenEca1 chromosome 14, mTenEca1.hap1, whole genome shotgun sequence genome contains a region encoding:
- the ADSS1 gene encoding adenylosuccinate synthetase isozyme 1 isoform X1, whose protein sequence is MSGTRASNDRPPGAGGVKRGRLQQEVAATGSRVTVVLGAQWGDEGKGKVVDLLAMDADIISRCQGGNNAGHTVVVDGKEYDFHLLPSGIINSKALSFIGNGVVIHLPGLFEEAEKNEKKGLKDWEKRLIISDRAHLVFDFHQAVDGLQEMQRQAQEGKNIGTTKKGIGPTYSSKAARTGLRICDLLSDFDEFSARFKHLAHQHQSMFPTLDIDTEGQLRRLRGFAERIRPMVRDGVYFMYEALHGPPKKILVEGANAALLDIDFGTYPFVTSSNCTVGGVCTGLGVPPQNIGDVYGVVKAYTTRVGIGAFPTEQINEIGDLLQNRGHEWGVTTGRKRRCGWLDLVILRYAHMVNGFTALALTKLDILDALDEIKVGVSYKLNGKRIPYFPANQEILQKVEVEYETLPGWKSDTTAARKWEDLPAQAQSYVRFVENHVGVAVKWVGVGKSRESMIQLF, encoded by the exons ATGTCGGGGACCCGCGCCTCTAACGACCGGCCCCCCGGCGCGGGCGGCGTCAAACGGGGACGGCTGCAGCAGGAGGTGGCGGCCACCGGCTCGCGCGTGACCGTGGTGCTGGGCGCGCAGTGGGGGGACGAGGGCAAGGGCAAGGTGGTGGACCTGCTGGCCATGGACGCCGACATCATCAGCCGCTGCCAG GGAGGCAACAACGCGGGCCACACCGTGGTGGTGGACGGCAAGGAGTACGACTTCCACCTGCTGCCCAGCGGCATCATCAACAGCAAGGCCCTGTCCTTCATTG GCAATGGCGTGGTCATCCACCTGCCCGGcttgtttgaagaagcagaaaaaaatgagaagaaag GTCTCAAGGATTGGGAGAAGAGGCTCATCATCTCGGACCGCGCCCACCTTG TGTTTGACTTCCACCAGGCGGTCGACGGCTTGCAGGAGATGCAGCGCCAGGCGCAGGAAGGGAAAAA CATCGGCACCACCAAGAAGGGGATCGGACCCACCTACTCCTCCAAGGCCGCCAGAACTGGCTTGCGCATCTGTGACCTGCTCTCTGATTTCGACGAGTTCTCCGCCAG GTTCAAGCACCTGGCACACCAGCATCAATCCATGTTCCCTACGTTGGATATCGACACCGAGGGCCAGCTCAGGAGGCTCAGG GGCTTTGCAGAGCGGATCCGCCCCATGGTGAGAGATGGCGTGTATTTCATGTACGAGGCGCTGCACGGCCCCCCAAAGAAGATCCTGGTGGAGGGGGCCAACGCCGCCCTGCTCGACATCGACTTCG GGACCTACCCATTTGTGACGTCGTCCAACTGCACGGTGGGGGGCGTATGCACAGGCCTGGGGGTGCCCCCCCAGAACATCGGCGATGTCTATGGCGTGGTGAAGGCATATACCACACGTGTGGGCATTGGGGCCTTCCCCACGGAGCAGATCAAT GAGATCGGTGACCTGCTGCAGAACCGCGGCCACGAGTGGGGTGTGACCACAGGCAGGAAGCGGCGCTGTGGCTGGCTGGACCTGGTCATCCTCAGATACGCCCACATGGTCAATGGCTTCACAGC GCTGGCACTGACCAAGCTGGACATCCTGGATGCCCTGGACGAGATCAAGGTGGGCGTCTCCTACAAGCTGAATGGGAAACGGATTCCTTACTTCCCAG CCAACCAGGAGATCCTCCAGAAGGTGGAGGTGGAGTATGAAACCCTACCCGGGTGGAAGTCCGATACCACGGCGGCCAGGAAGTGGGAGGACCTCCCTGCCCAGGCCCAGAGCTACGTCCGCTTTGTGGAGAACCATGTTGGGGTGGCAG TCAAGTGGGTTGGCGTTGGCAAGTCCCGGGAGTCGATGATCCAGCTGTTCTAG
- the ADSS1 gene encoding adenylosuccinate synthetase isozyme 1 isoform X2, translating to MSGTRASNDRPPGAGGVKRGRLQQEVAATGSRVTVVLGAQWGDEGKGKVVDLLAMDADIISRCQGGNNAGHTVVVDGKEYDFHLLPSGIINSKALSFIGNGVVIHLPGLFEEAEKNEKKGLKDWEKRLIISDRAHLVFDFHQAVDGLQEMQRQAQEGKNIGTTKKGIGPTYSSKAARTGLRICDLLSDFDEFSARFKHLAHQHQSMFPTLDIDTEGQLRRLRGFAERIRPMVRDGVYFMYEALHGPPKKILVEGANAALLDIDFGTYPFVTSSNCTVGGVCTGLGVPPQNIGDVYGVVKAYTTRVGIGAFPTEQINEIGDLLQNRGHEWGVTTGRKRRCGWLDLVILRYAHMVNGFTALALTKLDILDALDEIKVGVSYKLNGKRIPYFPAGASLRHTSPAGLRSQPQIPS from the exons ATGTCGGGGACCCGCGCCTCTAACGACCGGCCCCCCGGCGCGGGCGGCGTCAAACGGGGACGGCTGCAGCAGGAGGTGGCGGCCACCGGCTCGCGCGTGACCGTGGTGCTGGGCGCGCAGTGGGGGGACGAGGGCAAGGGCAAGGTGGTGGACCTGCTGGCCATGGACGCCGACATCATCAGCCGCTGCCAG GGAGGCAACAACGCGGGCCACACCGTGGTGGTGGACGGCAAGGAGTACGACTTCCACCTGCTGCCCAGCGGCATCATCAACAGCAAGGCCCTGTCCTTCATTG GCAATGGCGTGGTCATCCACCTGCCCGGcttgtttgaagaagcagaaaaaaatgagaagaaag GTCTCAAGGATTGGGAGAAGAGGCTCATCATCTCGGACCGCGCCCACCTTG TGTTTGACTTCCACCAGGCGGTCGACGGCTTGCAGGAGATGCAGCGCCAGGCGCAGGAAGGGAAAAA CATCGGCACCACCAAGAAGGGGATCGGACCCACCTACTCCTCCAAGGCCGCCAGAACTGGCTTGCGCATCTGTGACCTGCTCTCTGATTTCGACGAGTTCTCCGCCAG GTTCAAGCACCTGGCACACCAGCATCAATCCATGTTCCCTACGTTGGATATCGACACCGAGGGCCAGCTCAGGAGGCTCAGG GGCTTTGCAGAGCGGATCCGCCCCATGGTGAGAGATGGCGTGTATTTCATGTACGAGGCGCTGCACGGCCCCCCAAAGAAGATCCTGGTGGAGGGGGCCAACGCCGCCCTGCTCGACATCGACTTCG GGACCTACCCATTTGTGACGTCGTCCAACTGCACGGTGGGGGGCGTATGCACAGGCCTGGGGGTGCCCCCCCAGAACATCGGCGATGTCTATGGCGTGGTGAAGGCATATACCACACGTGTGGGCATTGGGGCCTTCCCCACGGAGCAGATCAAT GAGATCGGTGACCTGCTGCAGAACCGCGGCCACGAGTGGGGTGTGACCACAGGCAGGAAGCGGCGCTGTGGCTGGCTGGACCTGGTCATCCTCAGATACGCCCACATGGTCAATGGCTTCACAGC GCTGGCACTGACCAAGCTGGACATCCTGGATGCCCTGGACGAGATCAAGGTGGGCGTCTCCTACAAGCTGAATGGGAAACGGATTCCTTACTTCCCAG CAGGTGCCTCCCTCCGGCACACGAGTCCAGCCGGGCTCAGGTCTCAGCCCCAGATCCCAAGTTGA